The Novosphingobium humi DNA window GCAGCGCGGCCAGCGCCAGCATCGACCCGCCGATCGCCCACATCACCTGAAACCACACGGTTGGGGGCGGAAAGTGGTTCGCCTGCGTTGGCCATGCATAGCACACGACCGAGAGTTCGAGCGCAATCAGGAACAGGCCGCGTTTGACGAGGAAGGTGCTGACCTCACCCTTGCTGTGGGATTGGCCGTAAAGCCATGCCGACAGGCCCGTCAGCGCGACGAACACCGGCGCGCAGAAGGTGGAGAGCAGGCGGGTGAAAAACAGGCCCGGATCGACCGTATTGGCATCGACCGGATCGCTGACCTGCAAATGCAGGAAGAAAGTTTCGCGCACATGGTCGACCAGCATGAAGGCCATCACCAGCCCGCGCAGGGCGTCGATCGCAATCAGGCGCGCGGAAGGCGGGCGCGTGGATGCAGGAGTTTCTTGCGTCATATTATATCCCCTTGTCGAGGCCATTGCCGGGCGGTCAAGCGCCGTGACAAGCCGGTCCGTCATCGCAGGCTGCGGGCCGGGGCTTGGTGCAGATCGGGGCTTGGGTGATGCGTGAAACCGGGGGCTGCGCCGGTTTGGCCCCTGTGCCGGACAGCAGGGGCGAAGGCCGGATCGTTCAGGCGCAAAAAGGCCGCGCCTTTGCCATGGCTTGGCGCGAAAGGGATGTCATGGGATTGGGCGGGCGCGGCAAAACCCGCCATCACCCCACACCCCAACGCGATCAGCGGCAGTTTCGTCATCATGCGGCCCCCCGTTCACCAAAGCCGCGAGGCGGCCCCGTGTTATGACGAGCTTATGACAGATCTGCACATTACTTTGCCGAAAATGGTGGGTCCGGCGGCACAGTGTCGCGTTGGGGTGGGGGTTCTCGGTATTAGTGCGTGTTGAAGGTCACGGCGCCGCCGGCCTTTTCGGCGCTCTTGTTGGCGACATGCCAGCGCACGGCATAGGTGCCCTCGGACAAGGCGCGGGGCAGCGTTGCGACCATCGCGCGGCCATCGGGCGAGATAGCGACCTTGACGCCGCCGGTCTTCACCGGCTCATGGTGCTCCATGCCGGGCATCCCGGTCATCAACACCTCGACGCCAGAGGCGGCCGGGTCGATCACCTCGCTGAAATTGAGCGTGATGCGGGTGACATTGGCGGTGTCGCTGCCTTCGGCCGGGGTGGCCGAGGTCAGCGCCGGGGCGGCCAGCGCGGAGGTGCTCAGCGCTGGGGCGGCAAGGGCGATCAGGGGCAGGATCAGGAAACGCATGGGCCAGTTCTCCATATTGAACAGTCCCGGCGGGACAGTCATGACGCGATACGCATGACGCGGGCCTGCCCCTCGCAGAAAAAATGAGGGGCAGAGCCGATGGCTGCGTATAGAAGGCGAAGGGCAGTTGCGAAGAGGCGAGACTAGGATGAAGGTGCAAATCGACGATCTGCTGGCGCGGCTGGGCGCCGCGCAGACCGACCCGCGGCTGGACTTGATCGAGGCGGCGGTGCTGGAAGGCGCCGAACGCGCGCGGCAACCGGCGCTCTCGGTGCCGATGCTGGCGGGGATTGCGGCCATTGCGATGGTTTCGGGGGCGCTGGTTTCCGGGTTGGGCGCGGCGCCGCGCGCGCCGGTCGATCCGCTGGGTCAGGGGCTGGCGCTGGCGCCGTCCACTTTGCTGGAGCGGGCGCTGTGAATCGCAAGGGTTCGTTGCTGCTGGCGCTGGCGCTGGGGTTTGCCGGGGCCTTGGGCGGGGCGATGGTGGCGCGGATGATGCCGCATCGGGTGCAGGACGAAACCGCGCTGCACCAATTGCTGCATGACGAACTGGCGCTTGATGCATCGCAGCAGGCACGCATTGCGGCGATGAACGCCGGCTTTGCCGTGCAGAAGGCGCAACTGGTGGCGCAGCAGCGGGCGGCCAATGCCGATCTGGCGGCGGCCCTGCGCGATGAGCATTCCTATGGCCCACGCGTGGCCGCCGCGGTGGATCGCTCGCATCACGCGATGGGCGCGCTGCAAAAAGCGACGCTGGAGCATGTCTTTGCCATGCGCGCGGTGCTGCGCCCGGATCAGGCGGCGCGTTTCGATGCGGGGGTGGCCCGGATGCTGACGGCCACGGAGGCGGATCAGCCCCGCTGATGCCCGCGCCCGAAGCCTGGAGCCCGCAAGCCTTGAGCGATGGCGATCTGGCCGCGCTGGCGCTGGGCGGGCGGCAGGCGGCCTACAGCGCTCTGCTGCATCGCCACCGCGACGCGGTGTTCCGTATCGCGCGCGCCTCCTGCGGCGACGAGGACGCCGCCTTGGACATCACCCAGCAGAGTTTCATCAGCGCCTTTGCCGCGCTGGGCCGTTATGACCGGACGCGCCCCTTTGTGCATTGGATCGCGCGCATCGCGCTCAACAAATGCCGCGACCGGGCGCGTCGCCGGAAATTGCGCGCGCTGTTCTCCTTTGCTCTGACCGAGGATCACGAGCCCGACATGCCCGATCCGGCGGTAGGGGCCGATGATGCGCTGGCCGACCGGCAGGAACTGGCCCGCGCGATGGCGGCCATAGCGCGCCTGCCCGCGTCCCAGCGCGAGGTTTTGGTGCTGCGCGGGGTAGAGGGCATGGGCGAGGCCGAAGTGGCCGCCTTGCTGGGCATTACCGGCAAGGCGGTGGAAACGCGGCTTTACCGTGCCCGACGCGCTTTGGCCGAGATGCTGGACAAATAGCGCGGGGCGGACGATTTCCGCTGAATGAAAGCCTCAGATCCGGGGTGTCGGCGATTTTCGACTGGAATGGCGGCTGTCGCGCCGGTTGCGGACCTTAATCCAGTTGATCTGTGAATTTTGGCATCAGGCCAACGATTTGCAGATTAGAATATGGACTTTTGGCGCAATGCCGCTGGATCGCGCTAAAAAATCACCCTTTGTGGCCCGACCTGTAACTATAGTTAATTATAACGATGTTTCCAAAGGAATGTGATTTTGAATTATATTGTAATATCCGGCATGGGAAAGGCATCTTGTATGATAATTTAAGAAAATTGACCCGAAAAATTTGATTTTCCTTGGAATGATGACTCAATTGCCTATCCTCGTTAA harbors:
- a CDS encoding periplasmic heavy metal sensor; translated protein: MNRKGSLLLALALGFAGALGGAMVARMMPHRVQDETALHQLLHDELALDASQQARIAAMNAGFAVQKAQLVAQQRAANADLAAALRDEHSYGPRVAAAVDRSHHAMGALQKATLEHVFAMRAVLRPDQAARFDAGVARMLTATEADQPR
- a CDS encoding copper resistance protein CopC, whose protein sequence is MTVPPGLFNMENWPMRFLILPLIALAAPALSTSALAAPALTSATPAEGSDTANVTRITLNFSEVIDPAASGVEVLMTGMPGMEHHEPVKTGGVKVAISPDGRAMVATLPRALSEGTYAVRWHVANKSAEKAGGAVTFNTH
- a CDS encoding RNA polymerase sigma factor codes for the protein MPAPEAWSPQALSDGDLAALALGGRQAAYSALLHRHRDAVFRIARASCGDEDAALDITQQSFISAFAALGRYDRTRPFVHWIARIALNKCRDRARRRKLRALFSFALTEDHEPDMPDPAVGADDALADRQELARAMAAIARLPASQREVLVLRGVEGMGEAEVAALLGITGKAVETRLYRARRALAEMLDK